Genomic segment of Phycisphaerales bacterium:
GCTGAAGCAGCGAGACCGACCCGCGGCCGGATTCGACGATGATCTCCACCGCCTTGATGAAGAGCGGATCGCGCTCGGCCGCAGTGAGGCCCGCGTCGGCTTCGCCCTCGGCGCTGGGCGAGCGGAGGACCATGAGTTGCCGCTCGAAACTCGGCGCCGCCACTTCCTTGAGAAACCGCGTCACCTTGCGGATTTCCAGATCATCCACCAGCGTGCCCTGTGCGCGGGTGATCTCGCTCGTGCGCGGGCCGAGGAACATCATGTCGCCCTGGCCCAGCAGCAGTTCGGCTCCCTTCTGATCGAGCACGATGCGGCTGTCCATTCCCGAGGCCACCTTGAACGACACGCGACAGGGCATGTTGCTCTTGATCAGGCCCGTCACGACGTTCGCCTGCGGGCGCTGGGTGGCGAGGATCAGGTGAATGCCCACGGCGCGCGCCTTCTGCGCGATGCGCACGATGAGCGTCTCGACCTCCTTGTGCGTCATGATGAGATCGGCCAGTTCATCGATAACGAAGACGATGTACGGGATTTTCTTCGGGATCGTCGCCGCTTCCTGCTCCGTCATCGGCCCGAGGCGCTCTTCGATTTCTTCCCAGCTGAGCGTGTTGTAGTTGGCGATGTCGCGCACGCCGACTTCGGAGAGCAGTTCGTAGCGCTCTTCCATCTTCGTCACGGCCCATTCGAGGATCGCCGCCGCCTTGCCCATCTCGGTCACCACCGGGCACATGAGGTGCGGGATCTCCTTGAACTGGTTCATCTCGACCATCTTCGGATCGACGAGAATCAGCTTGAGTTCATCCGGCCGCCTCGTGTACAGAAACGACATGATGATCGTGTTGATGCACACGCTCTTGCCCGAGCCCGTCGTGCCGGCCACGAGCATGTGCGGCATGGCCGAGAGATCGGCGATCAGCGGCGTGCCCGAGGCGTCCTTGCCCAGGAACATCGGCAGGCGCATCTTCGCTGCATCCGACGTGGCCGTCATCAGCTCTTTGATGCGCACCTTTTCCTTGTTCAGATTCGGTACCTCGATTCCGATCGTCGATTTGCCGGCCATATTGGCGACGATGCGGATGTTCTGGGCCCGCAGCGAGCGCGCGATATCCGACGCGATCGAATTGATCGACGACACCTTCGTGCCCGGCGTGAGCTGCACTTCGTAGAGCGTGATGACCGGGCCGGAGTCGATGCCCACGACTTCACCCTCGATGCCGTAGACCTGCAACGTATGCTCGAGCACTTCCGCCTGCTCGCGAACAAACTGCTCCATCTTCTCGGTAAAGGTTTCTTCGGGTTCGATGAGCAGATCGAGCGAGGGGAACTGGTAGCCGCTGTAGTCATCGCTGCGAGGCAGGTCGGCCTTCTCGCTGCCCTTGGCCTTGGGGCGCGACGAGATGTTGACGGGAAGCTTGCGGATCTTCTCGCGCAGAGCCTCCATGTTGATTTCGGTCGAGCGCACGGTCGTGGCGGCTTCGGCGGCCGCGTCAGCGTTGCGACTGGCCTCCTCCATGGCAAACGACTCGGTGCCGGCAAAGCCGCCGGCGTCGGGGCTGATTGATGGCGGCACCGGCGCCTTGCCGCGTCGGCCGACCGGCGCCGGTACCTCGGCTTCCGGCTCTTCCTGCTCGACTTCAGCCTGCGAGCGCGATGTCAGGGCGGCGGCGGTCGATGCGGCCAGCGTCGTCGCGGCGCCGACGGCCCTGCCGACTGGCACCTTCTTCATCAAACCGGCGCCGCGCAGCGCGAGCACCGGCAGGGCGAGCACGAGGCGCTCGGCGGCGATGATCGAACCCACGAGCAGCAGCAGAATCAGGATGATCGCCGTACCCGGCCCGTTGAACCGCGGCACGAGAAAATCGACGCCGCGAATCGCCAGCAGCCCGCCGGCCCCTTCCGGGAACGGCCCCGTTGTGCGGAACCACAGCGCCTGCAATCCCGACACGGCGAGCACGACCATCGCAACGCCCAGGAGGCGCACGGCCGGGTGGCCGACGCGCGTGCCCCACGCCGTCAGGCCAAGGTACGCCAGCAGCAGCGCCAGACCAGCCCACAGGCCGTGTCCGAGCACTTGATAGGACCAGTAGGCGACGAACGCGCCGATCTGACCGCACCAGTTCGCGGGCGGATCGTTGTGAACCGAGACAGCGTGGCTCGGCCAGTCGGCGGCGTCGAAACTCACCAGCGAGGCGCCGACGAAAGCGACGAGAGCCGCCAGCGCCATCCAGCCGATGCCGCGCCAGACGTGCGACATGGCAGTCGGCCCCGGGCTGGAGGACTTCTTCGCGTCACTCGATTTCTTGTTTGCTCGTGCCATGCGTCGGATCGCACCCTCATGGCCGCGGCGCGGCGGCCGATCGTCAGACCCCACGGCTTGCCCCCTCCGGGCCGGCGCGCACTGGTCCGCCCAATGATATCGAACGGCCGCCCCAGCCAGCGTGAAGAAAGCCGTCCACTGTTCGTCTGCTGTTCGGGGCGCACGCGCGGCCACGGTCCAACCTGCTCTGATTGGTGGAACATCCCACTGCCGTGCGCGGTTTTTCTCACATGCGATTTCGGCTCCACAAGTCCGCCTTGTCAGTCAATCAACGCGCCAGCGGTGCCCTGGCCTTCACACTCATCGAACTGCTCGTCGTCATTTCCATCATCGCCCTGCTCATTGCGCTACTGCTGCCGGCGCTCTCCCGGGCCCGCTCGGCGGCGCGGCAGGCGGGCTGCCTGAGCAACCTCGGCCAGATCATGACCGCTACGGCCATGTATCTCGACGAGCACGACGACGTCATGCCCATCCTCGTGCCGCGCGGCCACGCGCTGCTCGACAACTACAGCCACGGCGGCCGCTACACCACACGCAGCGAGAGCGCCTGGAGCCACCTCTACTACCCCTATGAGCGGCCGCTCAACCGCTACGTGCACCCCGACCGGCCGCGAGGCGACGCAGGCATCGCGCGCCAGGAATTCCTCGACCCCGCCCGATTCAACTTCCCGATCTTCCAGTGTCCGGATGATCTCGGCTACAACTACACGCAAGCCTACCTCGAGCCCGAACCGACTTCTGGAACCAGCGCCTATCACCTCGTCGGCACGTCCTATGCCTTCAACGGCACGTGGTATCCCTTCCACGCGTTCTTCTACAACGACGTGGCGGATTCGATGACCTGGCCCGACGGCGTGCGCGCCTTCAGCAGAGTCCGGCTGCAGATTGCTTCGCAGTTCGTGTCCTACGTCGATGAGCCGGGCAATTTCCACGCCGTGTTCCGCAAGCAGCCCAGCACGACGCACCACGGCACGAGCAGCGCCTACTCGATGTCCTTCCTCGATGGCCACGCCGGCGTCATCGACTACGACGGCGACCCGTTCAACCCGATGCGCTACCTGCTCTTCCCCGAGCAGCAGAAGGACAACGACAACTGAAGAAGTTCCGGCTCGCTGGCGTCTGCGATTCCGTCACCGCCCCGTTGAGCCGAATCCGCCTTGGCCGCGCCGCGTTTCGTCGAGCGCCTGCACTTCGACCACGCGCGCGTGCGCAACTGGCGCGATGACCATCTGCGCGATGCGCATGTGCGGCTCGATGGTGAACGGCTCGCGGCCGAGGTTGATCAGCGGCACGCAGACCTCGCCTCGATAGTCGGCGTCGATCGTGCCCGGTGCATTGGGCATCGAGATGCCGTGCTTGCTCGCCAGGCCCGAGCGCGGCCGCACCTGCGCCTCGTAGCCGACTGGCACCGCCATCCGGAAACCGCAGGGAATGAGCCTGATGTC
This window contains:
- a CDS encoding DNA translocase FtsK 4TM domain-containing protein, producing MARANKKSSDAKKSSSPGPTAMSHVWRGIGWMALAALVAFVGASLVSFDAADWPSHAVSVHNDPPANWCGQIGAFVAYWSYQVLGHGLWAGLALLLAYLGLTAWGTRVGHPAVRLLGVAMVVLAVSGLQALWFRTTGPFPEGAGGLLAIRGVDFLVPRFNGPGTAIILILLLLVGSIIAAERLVLALPVLALRGAGLMKKVPVGRAVGAATTLAASTAAALTSRSQAEVEQEEPEAEVPAPVGRRGKAPVPPSISPDAGGFAGTESFAMEEASRNADAAAEAATTVRSTEINMEALREKIRKLPVNISSRPKAKGSEKADLPRSDDYSGYQFPSLDLLIEPEETFTEKMEQFVREQAEVLEHTLQVYGIEGEVVGIDSGPVITLYEVQLTPGTKVSSINSIASDIARSLRAQNIRIVANMAGKSTIGIEVPNLNKEKVRIKELMTATSDAAKMRLPMFLGKDASGTPLIADLSAMPHMLVAGTTGSGKSVCINTIIMSFLYTRRPDELKLILVDPKMVEMNQFKEIPHLMCPVVTEMGKAAAILEWAVTKMEERYELLSEVGVRDIANYNTLSWEEIEERLGPMTEQEAATIPKKIPYIVFVIDELADLIMTHKEVETLIVRIAQKARAVGIHLILATQRPQANVVTGLIKSNMPCRVSFKVASGMDSRIVLDQKGAELLLGQGDMMFLGPRTSEITRAQGTLVDDLEIRKVTRFLKEVAAPSFERQLMVLRSPSAEGEADAGLTAAERDPLFIKAVEIIVESGRGSVSLLQRRLAIGYTRASRLIDQMGLAGIIGEHKGSVAREVIVSPEEWEQMRRMMEEGEADGTLFSGDEQDGDEGGEVDDAEAVDEYEDEDEEGGEDEEDFEYEDDEPDEIEQAPFDGTRRAV
- a CDS encoding DUF1559 domain-containing protein, whose translation is MSVNQRASGALAFTLIELLVVISIIALLIALLLPALSRARSAARQAGCLSNLGQIMTATAMYLDEHDDVMPILVPRGHALLDNYSHGGRYTTRSESAWSHLYYPYERPLNRYVHPDRPRGDAGIARQEFLDPARFNFPIFQCPDDLGYNYTQAYLEPEPTSGTSAYHLVGTSYAFNGTWYPFHAFFYNDVADSMTWPDGVRAFSRVRLQIASQFVSYVDEPGNFHAVFRKQPSTTHHGTSSAYSMSFLDGHAGVIDYDGDPFNPMRYLLFPEQQKDNDN
- the dut gene encoding dUTP diphosphatase; the encoded protein is MTVELRLERINADVPLPRYQTEHAAGLDLHAALDSPLVLEPGDIRLIPCGFRMAVPVGYEAQVRPRSGLASKHGISMPNAPGTIDADYRGEVCVPLINLGREPFTIEPHMRIAQMVIAPVAHARVVEVQALDETRRGQGGFGSTGR